GAGCAGGCTGGAGCGGACGCTCTGGAGCTCGTCCTCTACCACGCGGCGAGCGATCCGGACACCAGCGGGGCCGAGGTCGAGCGCCGGATGATCGACATCTTGACGGAGGTGAAGCGGGGGCTTCGCATTCCCGTCGCCGTCAAGCTGTCCCTGCTCTTCACCGCCTTCGGGAACTTCGCGCGCCGGCTCGACGAAGCGGGAGCGGATGGGCTCGTGCTCTTCACCCCGTTCCACGACGTGGATATCGACGTCCTCGCGCTCGAGGTGCGGCGCTGGTTTCCTCTCTCCGACTCGTCTTACCTCCGCCTGCGGCTTCGCGGAGTCGCGGCTCTCGCCGGCCGGGTGAAAGCTTCGCTCGCGGTGACGGGAGGCGTCCACACCGCGCTCGACGTGGTGAAGGCTACGATGGCCGGGGCCCATGCCACGCAAATGGTCTCGGCGCTGCTGCGCAACGGCCCGCGCCATCTGAGGACCTTGCGTACCGACCTCGAAGCATGGATGCAGGTGAACGAGTGGAGCTCCCTCGACGAGATGCGGGGATGCATGAGCTTCGGACGGATCCCCGACCCGGCGTCCTACGAGCGCGCCGACTTCAGGAGGATGCTCCATGGCTGACGACGCTCCTGGGATGAGGTGCGCATGACGGCGGCATGGCCCAATGGCAAGCATTCGAGCCGGTCGCTGGCAGAAGGAGATCACGGGCGAGCCGGTGTGCG
The nucleotide sequence above comes from Vicinamibacteria bacterium. Encoded proteins:
- a CDS encoding dihydroorotate dehydrogenase-like protein, producing MNLTTSYLGIRLPHPLIVGSGPLTDDLDMVRKLEDEGAAALVLRSLWEEEITGEQMAAFFASESHQESFAEATSYSPDPRSAFGPDEYVEHLQRVKKAVAIPVIASLNGTTSGGWTSYARLLEQAGADALELVLYHAASDPDTSGAEVERRMIDILTEVKRGLRIPVAVKLSLLFTAFGNFARRLDEAGADGLVLFTPFHDVDIDVLALEVRRWFPLSDSSYLRLRLRGVAALAGRVKASLAVTGGVHTALDVVKATMAGAHATQMVSALLRNGPRHLRTLRTDLEAWMQVNEWSSLDEMRGCMSFGRIPDPASYERADFRRMLHG